One genomic window of Desulfovibrio subterraneus includes the following:
- a CDS encoding DUF3124 domain-containing protein has product MRTRCLMVLSLLVAITLFAPVPRQAGAAGVPFAEKWYSQTIYLPVYSSVYFGNQKKRTRLFNVAVTVSLRNTDAATPIEIHEVRYVSSAGKTLRQYLTAPQTLGPLAAVELTVDESDEEAGVGGCFIIRWKAARPVSAPLAQSVMIGTQNSQGISFISEGRMVEGVHQ; this is encoded by the coding sequence ATGCGTACCCGATGCCTTATGGTTCTGAGTCTGCTTGTCGCCATAACGTTGTTTGCACCCGTGCCCCGACAGGCCGGGGCTGCGGGCGTTCCCTTCGCGGAGAAGTGGTATTCGCAGACCATCTATCTTCCCGTCTATTCAAGCGTATATTTCGGCAACCAGAAAAAGCGGACGCGCCTTTTCAATGTGGCTGTCACGGTGAGCTTGCGCAACACCGATGCAGCAACGCCCATAGAAATTCATGAAGTGCGCTACGTCAGCTCTGCAGGCAAGACCCTGCGGCAGTACCTGACAGCCCCCCAGACGCTTGGCCCGCTGGCTGCGGTGGAACTGACCGTTGACGAGTCGGACGAAGAGGCCGGGGTGGGTGGTTGCTTCATCATCCGGTGGAAGGCTGCACGCCCGGTCAGTGCTCCCCTTGCGCAATCCGTTATGATAGGCACGCAGAACTCGCAGGGCATTTCCTTCATTTCCGAAGGCCGCATGGTGGAAGGTGTGCACCAGTAA
- a CDS encoding FadR/GntR family transcriptional regulator, whose amino-acid sequence MKSEIVETKTTRRVRLHEEIVAQIRELIAQGELKSGDKLPAERRLAEIFRVSRHSVREAIRALEQQQIVTSRLGDGTYVLEKKEEQVIEPLATALERCRGKLAEVLELRKLIEPQIASLAARNVTDEELVGLRAQLDAQIEDIRHGNTGSEADCEFHKLIAAATGNSVLLEMVTRIHDLVAESRDFTLQNDHRRDWAVETHERILKALMDRDPDAAYREMHDHIAYVEQLALKELGQ is encoded by the coding sequence ATGAAGTCGGAAATAGTGGAAACCAAGACAACGCGCCGCGTGCGCCTGCATGAAGAGATTGTGGCCCAGATTCGCGAGCTGATCGCGCAGGGCGAATTGAAGTCCGGAGACAAGCTTCCGGCGGAGCGACGGCTGGCGGAAATATTCCGTGTTTCGCGTCACTCCGTGCGTGAAGCCATACGGGCGCTTGAGCAGCAGCAGATAGTGACCAGCCGTCTGGGCGACGGAACCTATGTTCTTGAGAAGAAAGAAGAACAGGTGATAGAGCCCCTGGCCACAGCGTTGGAAAGATGCCGTGGCAAGCTGGCGGAAGTGCTTGAACTGCGCAAGCTCATAGAACCCCAGATAGCCTCACTGGCGGCACGCAATGTCACCGATGAGGAACTGGTGGGGCTGAGAGCCCAGCTGGACGCGCAGATTGAAGATATCCGCCACGGCAACACCGGCTCTGAAGCGGACTGCGAATTTCACAAGCTCATTGCTGCAGCCACGGGAAACAGCGTGTTGCTGGAGATGGTTACCCGAATTCACGACCTTGTTGCGGAAAGCAGAGATTTCACGTTGCAGAATGATCACAGGCGTGACTGGGCTGTGGAAACCCACGAGCGCATTCTCAAGGCGTTGATGGATCGTGATCCTGATGCCGCCTACAGGGAAATGCACGATCATATTGCCTACGTGGAGCAATTGGCACTGAAGGAACTGGGCCAGTAG
- a CDS encoding sulfite exporter TauE/SafE family protein, giving the protein MFTTLILYLALGAVAGILAGLLGIGGGLVIVPMLHFAFQWQGLPVEHQMHMALGTSLATIIMTSVASYRAHDKLGAVRWDIFRSITPGIIVGTLLGSWLAARMSTGILKVVFVCFLYYVATQMLMGIKPKPTREIPGTTGIFGAGSIIGCVSSIVGIGGGTLTVPFMTWCNVQMHVAIGTASAIGLPIALAGTLGYVVNGWGVAGLPDWTIGFVYIPALLGIIAASVLTAPFGARLAHSLPVSKLKRIFAILLYAVATKMLLSLF; this is encoded by the coding sequence ATGTTTACCACTCTTATTCTGTATCTTGCCCTTGGTGCGGTTGCAGGCATTCTTGCCGGACTGCTCGGCATCGGTGGCGGTCTTGTCATCGTGCCCATGCTTCATTTTGCATTCCAGTGGCAGGGGCTGCCTGTCGAACACCAGATGCACATGGCGCTGGGTACATCCCTCGCCACCATCATCATGACCTCTGTTGCCAGCTATAGGGCGCATGACAAGCTCGGTGCCGTGCGCTGGGATATTTTCCGCAGCATCACGCCGGGTATCATCGTGGGCACCCTGCTCGGATCGTGGCTTGCCGCCCGCATGTCCACCGGCATTCTCAAGGTCGTGTTTGTCTGCTTCCTGTACTATGTGGCAACGCAGATGCTCATGGGCATCAAGCCCAAGCCCACCCGCGAGATTCCCGGCACCACCGGCATCTTCGGCGCAGGCAGTATTATCGGGTGTGTTTCCAGCATTGTAGGTATTGGCGGCGGCACGCTGACCGTTCCCTTCATGACCTGGTGCAACGTGCAGATGCATGTGGCCATCGGCACCGCATCGGCCATCGGCCTGCCCATCGCCCTTGCCGGGACGCTCGGGTATGTGGTCAACGGCTGGGGCGTTGCCGGTCTGCCGGACTGGACCATCGGGTTCGTCTACATTCCGGCCCTTCTCGGCATTATTGCCGCCAGCGTTCTGACTGCGCCGTTTGGCGCGAGGCTGGCACACAGTCTGCCCGTATCCAAGCTTAAGCGCATATTCGCCATTCTGCTGTATGCCGTGGCAACCAAGATGCTGCTGAGCCTGTTCTAG
- a CDS encoding TusE/DsrC/DsvC family sulfur relay protein encodes MAEVSFKGKNFEVDEDGFLLRFEEWSPEWVEFVKESEGIAEITEDHQKILDFLQDYYKKNGIAPMVRILSKNTGFKLKQVYELFPSGPGKGACKMAGLPKPTGCV; translated from the coding sequence ATGGCTGAAGTTTCTTTTAAGGGTAAGAATTTTGAGGTTGATGAAGACGGCTTCCTGCTTCGCTTCGAAGAATGGTCCCCCGAGTGGGTTGAGTTCGTAAAGGAATCCGAAGGTATCGCTGAGATCACCGAAGATCACCAGAAGATTCTGGACTTCCTGCAGGACTACTACAAGAAGAACGGCATCGCTCCCATGGTTCGTATTCTGTCCAAGAACACCGGCTTCAAGCTGAAGCAGGTATACGAACTGTTCCCCTCCGGTCCTGGCAAGGGTGCTTGCAAGATGGCCGGTCTGCCCAAGCCCACTGGCTGCGTTTAG
- a CDS encoding CBS and ACT domain-containing protein, which translates to MLIRDWMTKNVLSVTPDTSMMKASKILKEHDISRLPVVDANNRVVGIVSDRDIKEASPSKATSLDVHELYYLLSEIKVKDIMTVDPVCAKPLDTVENAAVLMISKKIGGMPVVDDNNVLQGIITDSDIFEVLITITGVRYGGVQFAFELPNTPGTLKPIVDTLREHNARIISILTSMEGPEKNKESRVVNIRIMPMDRTAENKIIEELKARHKMLFWARDHVHTVS; encoded by the coding sequence ATGCTTATTCGCGACTGGATGACAAAGAATGTACTGTCCGTCACCCCTGACACGTCCATGATGAAGGCCTCCAAGATACTCAAGGAGCACGACATCAGCAGACTGCCCGTGGTTGACGCCAACAACCGCGTTGTCGGCATCGTTTCCGATCGCGATATCAAGGAAGCATCGCCATCCAAGGCGACCAGCCTTGACGTACACGAGTTGTACTATCTGCTTTCCGAAATCAAGGTGAAGGACATCATGACCGTGGACCCCGTGTGCGCCAAGCCGCTCGACACGGTGGAAAATGCGGCTGTCCTCATGATCAGCAAGAAGATCGGCGGCATGCCTGTCGTAGACGACAACAACGTTCTGCAGGGCATCATCACCGACAGCGATATCTTTGAAGTGCTGATCACCATCACCGGTGTCCGGTACGGCGGCGTGCAGTTCGCCTTTGAGCTGCCCAACACGCCAGGCACCCTCAAGCCCATCGTGGATACCCTGCGCGAACACAACGCGCGCATCATCTCCATCCTCACTTCCATGGAAGGACCGGAGAAGAACAAGGAGAGCCGCGTGGTCAACATCCGCATCATGCCCATGGACCGCACGGCCGAAAACAAGATCATCGAAGAACTGAAAGCCAGACACAAGATGCTGTTCTGGGCACGCGATCACGTACACACCGTGTCATAG
- the larC gene encoding nickel pincer cofactor biosynthesis protein LarC, with amino-acid sequence MRSLFLDCSFGLGGDMLLAALHGLGVEYPPLEALFAGAGIPVEIRPMPVSRQGIVGNVMRIHWEDGQPLRHLPELEDIFQRLAVSGPVREKSLKALHKLAEAEAAVHGVPVESVHFHEVGAVDTLVDLVGTFWALEQLGVCEVVCSSLPWFTGTVECEHGTLPLPAPATLRLMQGKPVHPTGFTQEMITPTGALLVDALADRFAEGPQGTLRGSGLGYGTRESGGGLRVFLLEQAGMRSGADAHASCMTVETVVQLESNVDHLTGEDIGFGFEALMQAGALDVLYLPGIMKKNRPGGVLRVLCAQDNADSVQEAFFRHTHTLGIRRSCVERVVLQRQASTMRAPFGDVESKVYSLDGEKLEKPEYEALAAFARKTGRSMPELRAMLFGDEPQPESDE; translated from the coding sequence ATGCGATCACTGTTTCTCGATTGCTCCTTTGGTCTGGGCGGCGACATGCTGCTTGCAGCGTTGCACGGTCTCGGCGTGGAATACCCCCCCTTGGAAGCCCTGTTTGCGGGGGCGGGCATTCCCGTGGAGATCAGGCCCATGCCTGTATCCCGGCAGGGAATTGTCGGGAACGTCATGCGCATTCACTGGGAAGACGGGCAGCCGCTCAGGCATTTGCCGGAACTTGAAGATATCTTTCAGCGCCTGGCTGTGTCCGGTCCGGTCAGGGAAAAGAGTCTGAAGGCCCTGCACAAACTGGCTGAAGCTGAGGCTGCCGTGCATGGTGTGCCGGTGGAATCGGTACACTTTCATGAAGTGGGTGCCGTGGATACGCTGGTTGATCTGGTTGGCACCTTCTGGGCGCTGGAACAGCTTGGCGTGTGTGAGGTGGTCTGTTCATCCCTGCCGTGGTTTACCGGCACCGTGGAATGTGAGCATGGCACCCTGCCGCTGCCCGCACCGGCAACGTTGCGCCTCATGCAGGGCAAGCCCGTACACCCGACCGGTTTTACGCAGGAAATGATAACTCCCACCGGCGCGCTGCTTGTAGACGCTCTGGCAGACCGTTTTGCGGAAGGGCCGCAGGGTACACTGCGTGGCAGCGGCCTTGGCTATGGCACGCGCGAATCGGGCGGCGGGCTGCGTGTGTTTCTGCTGGAACAGGCGGGAATGCGTTCCGGTGCCGATGCTCATGCTTCGTGCATGACGGTCGAGACTGTGGTGCAGCTGGAAAGCAACGTGGACCACCTCACGGGTGAGGATATCGGCTTTGGCTTTGAAGCGCTGATGCAGGCCGGTGCGCTGGACGTGCTCTATCTGCCCGGTATCATGAAAAAGAACAGGCCGGGTGGTGTGCTGCGAGTACTGTGCGCGCAGGATAACGCGGACTCTGTGCAGGAGGCATTTTTCAGGCATACGCATACCCTCGGCATACGCCGCAGTTGCGTGGAGCGTGTTGTGCTGCAGCGTCAGGCATCCACCATGCGGGCTCCCTTCGGGGATGTGGAATCCAAGGTCTATTCGCTTGATGGTGAGAAACTGGAGAAGCCGGAATATGAGGCTCTGGCTGCCTTTGCCCGCAAGACAGGACGCAGCATGCCGGAACTGCGCGCCATGCTGTTCGGCGATGAACCGCAGCCGGAATCTGACGAATAA
- a CDS encoding radical SAM/SPASM family putative metalloenzyme maturase encodes MSNEFPARLYVEVTTRCNLRCSMCVKQTQGCGIEEADMPFEVFARLASCLPHADAVLLNGVGEPLLHPRLVDMVRFARTHMREEAWVGFQSNGLALTPRLAADLLEAGLGTMCLSVDSIASAEMETLHGGGQTAGLARSFAMLREARDAVARDAATSNESLPGVKPFRIGAEFVIMRRNLHELPHVVRWAAEQGADYMLASHVLPYDEQAAAESVFTQDSAETLAFFAEWREKAAAGGLDLERYYSLFRKFHRSEDEKRLVAFVQEMQQAAAGRGLSLHLKRLIEQHGALPLAEVEEVFAQARSVAGACGLELHLPAAAAHSERRCDFVEDGAAFISPDGGVHPCYFLWHRYSCHLDGQRKIVRPERFGSITDAPLEAIWRAPEYAKFRKEVCAYEYPDCSACTMGPCDDMTGEMGAFEHDCHGITVPCGHCPWCLGGLQCLL; translated from the coding sequence GTGTCAAATGAGTTTCCCGCCCGTCTGTATGTGGAAGTGACAACCCGCTGCAACCTGCGCTGCAGCATGTGCGTCAAGCAGACGCAAGGCTGCGGCATTGAAGAGGCGGACATGCCCTTCGAAGTATTCGCAAGGCTTGCATCCTGCCTGCCCCATGCCGATGCCGTGCTTCTGAACGGTGTAGGGGAGCCCCTGCTGCATCCGCGGCTGGTAGACATGGTCCGCTTCGCACGCACGCATATGCGGGAAGAGGCATGGGTGGGCTTCCAGTCCAACGGTCTTGCGCTCACACCCCGCCTGGCAGCCGATCTGCTGGAGGCCGGCCTCGGCACCATGTGTCTTTCCGTGGATTCCATCGCCTCGGCAGAAATGGAAACGCTGCACGGCGGCGGCCAGACTGCCGGTCTTGCCCGTTCGTTTGCCATGCTGCGCGAAGCCCGTGATGCAGTCGCCCGCGATGCAGCCACCAGTAACGAGAGCCTGCCGGGTGTAAAACCGTTCCGGATTGGCGCGGAGTTCGTCATCATGCGCCGCAATCTGCACGAGCTGCCACATGTTGTCCGCTGGGCTGCGGAGCAGGGGGCCGACTACATGCTGGCCAGTCACGTGCTGCCCTATGACGAGCAGGCTGCGGCGGAGTCCGTCTTCACGCAGGATTCAGCCGAAACACTCGCCTTCTTTGCCGAATGGAGAGAAAAGGCCGCAGCCGGGGGGCTGGATCTTGAGCGCTATTATTCCCTGTTCCGCAAATTTCATCGCAGTGAAGACGAAAAGCGCCTTGTCGCCTTTGTGCAGGAGATGCAGCAGGCGGCGGCAGGGCGGGGGCTATCGTTGCATCTCAAGCGCCTGATCGAACAGCACGGGGCTTTGCCGCTGGCCGAGGTGGAAGAGGTGTTCGCACAGGCACGGAGCGTGGCCGGAGCATGCGGCCTTGAACTGCACCTGCCTGCCGCGGCCGCACACAGCGAGCGCCGATGTGATTTTGTGGAGGATGGTGCCGCATTCATTTCGCCCGACGGCGGCGTACATCCCTGTTACTTCCTCTGGCACAGGTATTCCTGCCACCTTGACGGACAGAGAAAGATAGTGCGGCCCGAGCGCTTCGGCTCCATTACCGACGCACCGCTGGAAGCCATATGGCGCGCGCCGGAGTATGCGAAATTCAGGAAGGAAGTCTGCGCCTACGAGTATCCGGATTGTTCGGCCTGCACCATGGGGCCCTGCGACGACATGACCGGCGAGATGGGGGCCTTTGAACATGACTGCCACGGAATAACAGTGCCCTGCGGACATTGTCCGTGGTGTCTCGGCGGACTTCAGTGTCTTTTGTAG
- the lepA gene encoding translation elongation factor 4 gives MAKQEHIRNFSIIAHIDHGKSTLADRILDITGLVQARDKKEQYLDRMDIERERGITIKAQAVRIPYKANNGTEYILNLIDTPGHVDFGYEVSRSLAACEGALLVVDASQGVEAQTLANVYLALDHDLEVIPVLNKIDLASAEPERVKGEIEEIIGLDTTDALGVSAKTGLNVEQVLEAIVDRLPAPEGDPAAPLKALIFDSWYDSYQGVIIMFRVVDGTLKKGDKIRLMATGKEYEVTKVGAFSPEMIEMKSLSAGEVGYLCATIKELGDAKVGDTVTLVSNPATEAVPGFKVVKPMVFCGLYPSDANEYEPLKYALEKLQLNDASFSYEAETSQALGFGFRCGFLGLLHMEIIQERLEREFDVDLIATAPSVIYKIKTVDGKTVDIDSPAKLPDPTKIDTLYEPFVRCEIHVPDEYVGNVLKLCEEKRGVQKDLKYLTSNRVIITYELPFAEIVYDFFDKLKSYTRGYASMDYEIIDYRDSNLVKLDLLINGEPVDALSIIVHRDKAQFHGRAVALKLKNTIPRQMFEVVIQAAIGTKVIARERNAPMRKNVTAKCYGGDITRKRKLLEKQKEGKKRMKRMGNVELPQEAFLAALKVGDD, from the coding sequence ATGGCGAAACAGGAACATATCAGAAATTTCAGCATTATCGCGCACATTGACCACGGCAAGTCCACGCTGGCCGACCGTATCCTCGACATCACCGGCCTTGTTCAGGCACGTGACAAGAAGGAACAGTACCTCGACCGCATGGATATCGAGCGTGAGCGCGGTATTACCATCAAGGCTCAGGCCGTCCGTATTCCCTACAAGGCGAATAACGGCACCGAATATATCCTGAACCTTATCGATACCCCCGGGCACGTTGACTTCGGCTACGAAGTCTCGCGCTCTCTTGCGGCGTGCGAAGGCGCGCTGCTGGTGGTAGACGCCTCGCAGGGGGTGGAAGCCCAGACCCTTGCCAACGTATATCTTGCGTTGGACCATGATCTTGAGGTCATTCCCGTTCTGAACAAGATTGATCTTGCCAGTGCCGAACCGGAACGCGTGAAGGGTGAAATAGAGGAAATTATCGGCCTCGACACCACCGACGCACTCGGTGTGAGCGCCAAGACCGGTCTGAACGTGGAGCAGGTGCTGGAAGCCATTGTGGACCGCCTGCCTGCTCCCGAAGGTGACCCCGCTGCCCCCCTCAAGGCGCTGATTTTTGACTCGTGGTACGACTCGTATCAGGGGGTCATCATCATGTTCCGCGTGGTGGACGGCACTCTCAAGAAGGGCGACAAGATTCGTCTGATGGCCACGGGTAAGGAATACGAAGTAACCAAAGTCGGTGCATTCAGCCCCGAGATGATCGAGATGAAGAGCCTTTCCGCCGGCGAGGTGGGCTATCTGTGTGCCACGATCAAGGAGCTGGGCGATGCCAAGGTGGGCGACACCGTGACATTGGTGTCCAACCCCGCGACCGAGGCCGTGCCTGGTTTCAAGGTGGTAAAGCCCATGGTGTTCTGTGGTCTGTACCCTTCAGATGCCAACGAATACGAACCGCTCAAGTATGCCCTTGAAAAACTGCAGCTCAACGATGCTTCCTTCTCCTACGAGGCGGAAACGTCGCAGGCGCTCGGTTTCGGTTTCCGCTGCGGCTTCCTCGGCCTGCTGCATATGGAAATCATTCAGGAACGTCTTGAACGCGAGTTCGACGTGGACCTTATTGCCACGGCTCCGTCGGTTATCTACAAGATCAAGACCGTGGACGGAAAGACGGTGGATATCGACAGCCCCGCAAAGCTGCCGGACCCCACCAAGATCGATACCCTGTATGAACCCTTTGTACGCTGCGAGATTCACGTACCCGACGAATACGTGGGCAACGTGCTCAAGCTGTGCGAAGAAAAGCGCGGTGTTCAGAAGGATCTGAAGTATCTTACGTCCAACCGTGTCATCATCACGTACGAGCTGCCCTTTGCGGAAATCGTGTATGACTTCTTTGACAAGCTGAAGTCCTATACCCGCGGGTATGCCTCCATGGACTATGAAATCATCGACTACCGCGACTCCAACCTGGTGAAGCTCGACCTGCTCATCAACGGCGAACCGGTGGACGCACTTTCCATCATCGTGCATCGCGACAAGGCCCAGTTCCATGGTCGTGCCGTGGCGCTGAAACTGAAGAACACCATTCCCCGACAGATGTTCGAGGTGGTCATTCAGGCAGCCATCGGCACCAAGGTCATTGCGCGTGAACGTAATGCGCCCATGCGCAAGAACGTGACCGCAAAGTGCTACGGCGGTGACATTACCCGTAAGCGCAAGCTGCTCGAAAAGCAGAAGGAAGGCAAAAAGCGCATGAAGCGCATGGGCAACGTGGAATTGCCGCAGGAAGCATTCCTTGCCGCCTTGAAGGTGGGCGATGATTAA
- the lepB gene encoding signal peptidase I has translation MSELNQKSGFAEYFEALFIAIILALFIRSFIVQAFTIPSGSMLQTLQIGDYLLVNKFTYGVRFPFAVKETNPTGGTWWSRHSVVLGPELVHMNDPQRHDIIVFEYPKDPSIHYIKRVIGVPGDTVEVREKVLYVNGEKQEEPYVQHVRNYPGPGDNFGPVVVPDGKYFCMGDNRDESYDSRFWGFVDRSAVVGKALVLYWSMDGISSIRWSRIGKPVHNL, from the coding sequence ATGTCCGAGTTGAATCAGAAGAGCGGATTTGCCGAGTATTTCGAAGCGTTGTTCATCGCCATCATTCTGGCATTGTTCATCCGTTCCTTCATTGTTCAGGCTTTCACCATTCCTTCCGGTTCCATGCTGCAGACCCTGCAGATCGGCGACTATCTGCTGGTGAACAAGTTCACCTACGGTGTCCGTTTTCCCTTTGCGGTGAAGGAGACCAATCCCACCGGCGGTACGTGGTGGTCGCGTCATTCGGTGGTGCTGGGGCCGGAACTTGTGCACATGAATGATCCCCAGCGGCATGATATCATTGTGTTCGAGTATCCCAAGGACCCGTCCATCCACTACATCAAGCGCGTTATCGGTGTTCCCGGTGACACGGTGGAAGTGCGTGAGAAGGTTCTGTATGTAAACGGCGAGAAGCAGGAAGAACCCTATGTGCAGCATGTGCGCAACTATCCCGGCCCCGGTGACAATTTCGGTCCCGTAGTGGTGCCGGACGGCAAGTACTTCTGCATGGGTGACAACCGCGACGAATCTTACGATTCCCGTTTCTGGGGTTTTGTGGACCGTTCTGCGGTGGTGGGCAAGGCGCTGGTTCTCTACTGGTCCATGGACGGCATCAGCTCCATTCGCTGGAGCCGTATCGGCAAACCGGTTCACAACCTGTAA